One part of the Sorangiineae bacterium MSr11954 genome encodes these proteins:
- a CDS encoding serine/threonine protein kinase has translation MTIPKVEDAAPSGSRKARARWRWDELGALPTAAERELFADRFRIEREAGIGATGVVYRALDERTGAAVALKILRGADEERFRVEARALEELSHPAIVGYVAHGISRDGEPYLAMHWVEGESLRDRLERGPLDVAETIALGRRLAQALGAAHAMGLVHRDVQPRNVLLPDKRAAKALLVDFGIARFLSATRLAGRERALGTPGYMAPEQARAREDIDGRADLFALGCVLFRCLTNREAFEGPDAFTVIAKLVLHDPPRVSELGVDVPPALDALVARLLNKDRDGRPESATVVEAELALAARDFEWRPGGVRGRARHGSIRWPRLALAGAALSFAALVSGTEAPRAAGEAARTDASNATAAKVGPSAPPVVVTDVPLSPACRADAAASYREGLQAMREATWERAHRAFERAVERDPGCPEVAVRLTMTAEWYWPIIRQREHLRRALGLRGAMRERERILLDMMTALVASDVPDRAAAARVVNEGLPRFPNDAEMNYVAAAANLANASDSAEAVRSLTLAQRATELDPLYADAWQMQGRILALLGRTGDLLSALDRCIQVAPGAGDCLRDRIVVLRQRGQCREAVAEARRWIARDPTTALAYRHLAASLAAEGAPRDTILEALSLRWNQHAPEERAVASLHDRVKLAVWTGDFAEALRLIDQLEQSVAGATNSEPHVRAALMRVETLTELGRGAEAARIAERVLQQRDVWTNSHVSFDRHESGADYYEPVMLASALGRGRITTATWNEASDTWERAAQMTPFERWALRWGSAAGGGIDVHHAVRLAPAADSAKMEPFGYAAAHIGLIEAYEGRLYLEARDPARALAPLQSAAQSCQGLEQPFLHARTHLWLGLAKERTGNPRGACDAYRVVLERWGTPRGSAPDATSVTWREAAARSRALGCPSEGRPAE, from the coding sequence GTGACGATCCCCAAGGTCGAAGACGCGGCGCCGTCGGGGTCGAGGAAGGCGCGCGCGCGATGGCGGTGGGACGAGCTCGGCGCGCTGCCGACCGCGGCGGAGCGCGAGCTCTTCGCGGACCGCTTTCGCATCGAGCGCGAGGCGGGCATCGGTGCGACGGGCGTCGTCTACCGCGCCCTCGACGAGCGAACCGGCGCCGCCGTGGCGCTCAAGATCCTGCGCGGCGCGGACGAGGAGCGCTTTCGGGTGGAGGCGCGCGCCCTCGAGGAGCTCTCGCACCCGGCCATCGTGGGCTATGTGGCGCACGGCATTTCGCGCGACGGCGAGCCGTACCTGGCCATGCATTGGGTCGAAGGGGAGAGCCTCCGGGACCGGCTGGAGCGCGGACCGCTCGACGTGGCGGAGACCATCGCCCTGGGCCGCCGCCTCGCGCAGGCGCTCGGCGCCGCGCACGCGATGGGCCTGGTGCACCGCGACGTCCAACCGCGCAATGTGCTCCTGCCCGATAAGCGCGCGGCCAAGGCGCTGTTGGTGGATTTCGGCATCGCGCGCTTCTTGAGCGCCACGCGGCTCGCGGGCCGCGAGCGGGCGCTGGGCACCCCCGGTTACATGGCGCCGGAGCAGGCGCGCGCACGCGAGGACATCGATGGGCGGGCGGATCTGTTTGCGCTCGGGTGCGTTTTGTTTCGGTGCCTCACGAACCGGGAGGCCTTCGAGGGGCCCGACGCGTTCACCGTGATCGCCAAGCTGGTGCTGCACGATCCGCCGCGGGTGAGCGAGCTTGGCGTCGACGTTCCGCCGGCGCTCGACGCGCTGGTGGCGCGGTTGCTGAACAAGGATCGCGATGGGCGGCCGGAATCGGCCACCGTGGTCGAGGCGGAGCTCGCGCTCGCGGCGCGCGATTTCGAATGGCGTCCGGGCGGGGTCCGCGGGCGCGCGCGGCATGGCTCGATTCGGTGGCCACGCCTGGCGCTCGCGGGCGCGGCGTTGTCGTTTGCGGCGTTGGTGAGCGGCACGGAGGCGCCACGGGCGGCGGGCGAGGCAGCGCGGACGGACGCTTCGAACGCGACGGCGGCGAAGGTGGGTCCGAGCGCACCGCCGGTGGTGGTGACCGATGTTCCGCTGTCGCCAGCGTGCCGGGCGGACGCGGCCGCGAGCTACCGCGAAGGGCTCCAAGCGATGCGCGAGGCGACGTGGGAGCGGGCGCACCGCGCGTTCGAAAGGGCGGTGGAGCGCGATCCCGGGTGCCCGGAGGTCGCGGTGCGTCTGACGATGACCGCGGAGTGGTACTGGCCCATCATCCGGCAACGCGAGCACCTGCGCCGCGCGCTCGGCTTGCGCGGGGCGATGCGGGAGCGCGAGCGCATCCTGCTCGACATGATGACCGCCCTGGTGGCGTCCGACGTTCCCGATCGGGCCGCGGCCGCGCGCGTCGTGAACGAAGGGCTCCCGCGGTTCCCCAACGACGCCGAGATGAACTACGTGGCGGCGGCCGCGAACCTCGCGAACGCCTCGGACTCCGCCGAGGCGGTGCGAAGCTTGACCTTGGCGCAGCGCGCGACCGAGCTGGACCCGCTCTACGCGGACGCGTGGCAAATGCAGGGGCGCATTTTGGCCCTGCTCGGACGAACGGGCGACCTTTTGTCGGCGCTCGATCGGTGCATCCAAGTCGCCCCCGGCGCAGGGGACTGCCTGCGCGACCGCATCGTCGTGCTGCGGCAGCGCGGCCAGTGCCGGGAGGCGGTGGCGGAGGCGCGCCGCTGGATCGCGCGCGATCCCACGACGGCGCTGGCCTACCGGCATTTGGCGGCGTCGCTGGCGGCCGAGGGCGCGCCGCGCGACACCATCCTGGAGGCGCTCTCGCTGCGGTGGAACCAGCACGCGCCCGAGGAGCGCGCGGTCGCCAGCCTGCACGACCGGGTCAAGCTCGCCGTATGGACCGGCGACTTCGCCGAGGCGCTTCGCCTGATCGATCAGCTCGAGCAATCCGTTGCCGGCGCAACGAACTCCGAGCCGCACGTGCGGGCCGCGTTGATGCGGGTCGAGACCTTGACGGAGCTCGGGCGCGGCGCCGAGGCCGCGCGCATCGCCGAACGCGTGCTGCAGCAGCGCGACGTCTGGACGAACAGCCACGTGAGCTTCGACCGCCATGAGTCGGGCGCCGACTACTACGAGCCGGTGATGCTCGCCTCCGCCCTCGGTCGCGGCCGCATCACCACGGCCACCTGGAACGAGGCGAGCGACACCTGGGAGCGGGCCGCACAGATGACGCCCTTCGAGCGATGGGCGCTGCGCTGGGGGAGCGCGGCCGGGGGCGGCATCGACGTGCACCACGCCGTGCGGCTCGCGCCGGCCGCGGACTCGGCCAAGATGGAGCCCTTTGGCTACGCAGCCGCCCACATTGGGCTCATCGAAGCCTACGAGGGTCGCCTCTACTTGGAGGCCCGCGATCCGGCGCGCGCGCTCGCGCCATTGCAGTCGGCCGCACAAAGCTGCCAAGGGCTCGAGCAGCCCTTCTTGCACGCCCGCACCCACCTCTGGCTCGGCCTCGCCAAAGAACGAACCGGCAACCCTCGAGGCGCCTGCGACGCCTACCGCGTGGTGCTCGAACGCTGGGGCACCCCCCGCGGGAGCGCGCCCGACGCCACCTCCGTCACCTGGCGCGAGGCCGCCGCGCGAAGCCGCGCCTTGGGTTGCCCGTCCGAGGGCAGGCCTGCCGAATAA